One Panicum virgatum strain AP13 chromosome 9K, P.virgatum_v5, whole genome shotgun sequence genomic region harbors:
- the LOC120650144 gene encoding trihelix transcription factor ASR3-like yields MDGGSRALLSQTGDEQSRRSVVMAGAGALTVARDYRRGNWTLPETMLLIEAKRKVHEERHRGDQGLARWRWVEDYCWRAGCRRSHNQCNDRWDNLMRDYKKVRAYEAAGAGAGAGAAPSYWAMGRAERKEKGLPSNLLREIYDAMGEVIERRMSLGGSGGGAGAGGASSSLLEVPMQASPLAQFLPRSLHLEQEARHHEYGVAHFSSPESPERKRRRPSLDELRPGTGSSTPPAPVGPHVVHRQEQGHRHREDDDDHGRRDGESSDSDEEEEILGGAIGRCAAILSEALESREAAEERRHREVMAVEERRGRALQARREAGEQCVAGLAAAVNQLAGSMLALAAAKHKDKGGAAPPK; encoded by the exons ATGGACGGCGGCTCCCGTGCCCTGCTCAGCCAGACGGGAGACGAGCAGTCCAGGAGGAGCGTCGtcatggccggcgccggcgccctgaCGGTGGCGAGGGACTACCGGCGGGGGAACTGGACGTTGCCGGAGACGATGCTGCTGATCGAGGCCAAGCGGAAGGTGCACGAGGAGCGGCACCGGGGGGACCAGGGCCTGGCGCGGTGGCGCTGGGTCGAGGACTACTGCTGGCGCGCCGGCTGCCGGCGCAGCCACAACCAGTGCAACGACCGCTGGGACAACCTCATGCGGGACTACAAGAAGGTGCGCGCCTacgaggcggccggcgccggcgccggcgccggcgcagcgccCAGCTACTGGGCGATGGGCAGggcggagaggaaggagaagggcctCCCGAGCAACCTCCTCCGCGAGATATACGACGCCATGGGCGAGGTCATCGAGAGGAGGATGAGCTTGGGAGGcagtggcggtggcgccggcgccggcggggcgtCCTCCAGCCTCCTCGAAGTCCCCATGCAGGCTTCCCCGCTCGCCCAATTCCTACCCCGATCTCTACATCTTG AACAAGAGGCGCGGCATCACGAGTACGGCGTGGCGCATTTCAGCAGCCCGGAGTcgccggagaggaagaggaggcggccATCGCTGGACGAGCTGCGGCCAGGGACAGGGAGTAGCACGCCACCAGCGCCGGTGGGACCGCACGTCGTCCACCGTCAGGAACAAGGGCACCGCCAccgcgaggacgacgacgatcaCGGGCGCCGCGACGGCGAGAGCTCCGAttccgacgaggaggaggagatcctGGGCGGCGCGATCGGGCGGTGCGCGGCGATCCTGTCGGAGGCGCTGGAGAGCCGGGAGgccgcggaggagcggcggcaccGGGAGGTGATGGccgtggaggagcggcgcgggcgcgcgctgCAGGCGCGCCGCGAGGCCGGCGAGCAGTGCGTGGCCGGGCTGGCCGCGGCCGTGAACCAGCTCGCCGGGTCCATgctggcgctcgccgccgccaagcaCAAGGAcaagggcggcgcggcgccccccAAGTGA
- the LOC120650148 gene encoding switch-associated protein 70-like has product MATNGSSPRVRDTESSLEKVKRQLSSGSGRYLLQGPLLKRSETLRKWNERWVILDPTSGKMEYKLRRNETAIKGTILFDTSSTITLSPVNFQGMPKYDGCCFYIGTPQKKDYFLCAETPGAAKAWVSTLHATQLVLRAHKEAVNSLAGNGSPATLGTVATAVANANATAMEATKEIEAAMKVSMRAALGLGTNNSNQGQLDDLTIMKETLRVKDEELQHLAKDIRSRDATIKEIADKLTETAEAAEAAASAAHTMDEQRRLLCLEIERLKNALERQIEQSMHKLRQSEEKVISLSKEKDQLMKERDAAFQEAHMWRTELGKAREQAVIQEATIARAEEKARVSEADAAARIKEAAEKLLAVEKEKEELLALVGVLQSQVQREQSSTKQVCEERSESCSGADDSPPLTKHVDASDDDVDKACVSDSRSVLVSSESTEVQLAVDGVDIRPIGDAEWGSFQQSEALIADVREVSPEAEGGSLDIPVVNPPPVNDHMQGGATHP; this is encoded by the exons ATGGCCACCAACGGCAGCTCCCCG AGGGTTCGGGACACGGAGAGCAGCCTGGAGAAGGTGAAGCGCCAGCTGTCGTCGGGTTCCGGGAGGTACCTGCTGCAGGGCCCCCTGCTCAAGCGATCTGAGACG CTGCGGAAATGGAATGAACGGTGGGTCATATTGGACCCCACATCTGGAAAGATGGAATACAA acTCCGGAGGAATGAAACTGCCATAAAGGGGACCATTCTATTTGACACCTCAAGCACCATTACTTTGTCTCCTGTGAACTTTCA aGGGATGCCGAAGTATGATGGTTGCTGCTTCT ACATCGGAACTCCTCAAAAGAAGGATTACTTTCTTTGCGCTGAAACTCCTGGTGCTGCGAAAGCTTGGGTATCTACATTACA CGCAACTCAGTTAGTACTCCGAGCTCATAAAGAGGCAGTGAATTCCTTGGCTGGGAATGGCTCTCCAGCTACATTAGGCACTGTTGCTACTGCAGTTGCTAATGCTAATGCAACAGCCATGGAGGCTACCAAAGAGATAGAAGCTGCAATGAAGGTCTCGATGAGGGCAGCTCTTGGTTTGGGCACAAATAACTCCAATCAGGGCCAACTAGATGACCTAACAATCATGAAG GAGACTCTCCGAGTGAAAGATGAGGAATTGCAGCATTTGGCTAAGGATATTCGTTCTCGTGATGCTACAATAAAGGAAATAGCAGACAAGTTAACTGAAACTGCAGAGGCTGCAGAAGCTGCTGCTTCGGCGGCACATACAATGGATGAACAGAGACGACTTTTATGTTTGGAGATTGAGCGTCTAAAAAATGCCTTGGAAAGGCAAATAGAACAATCAATGCATAAG CTAAGACAATCTGAAGAGAAGGTTATTAGCCTGAGCAAAGAGAAGGACCAGTTGATGAAGGAAAGAGATGCTGCATTTCAAGAGGCTCATATGTGGCGCACTGAACTAGGAAAAGCTAGAGAGCAAGCAGTGATTCAGGAAGCAACTATTGCCCGAGCGGAGGAGAAGGCAAGGGTTTCTGAAGCAGATGCTGCAGCTCGGATAAAGGAAGCTGCTGAAAAACTGCTTGCTgtggagaaagaaaaggaagagcTTCTAGCCCTGGTTGGTGTTCTCCAATCACAAGTCCAGAG AGAACAGAGCAGCACAAAGCAAGTATGTGAGGAGAGGTCTGAATCATGCTCTGGTGCCGACGATTCCCCTCCCTTAACAAAGCACGTTGATGCGTCAGACGATGATGTAGACAAAGCCTGTGTAAGCGACTCTAGATCAGTCCTGGTTTCCAGCGAAAGCACAGAGGTCCAACTCGCTGTGGATGGGGTGGACATCCGTCCTATTGGCGATGCAGAGTGGGGCAGTTTCCAGCAGTCAGAGGCTCTGATCGCTGATGTGCGGGAGGTCTCCCCAGAGGCGGAAGGCGGCAGCTTGGATATTCCTGTGGTAAACCCCCCACCAGTCAATGATCATATGCAGGGAGGCGCAACTCATCCTTGA
- the LOC120650147 gene encoding ARF guanine-nucleotide exchange factor GNOM-like, translating to MGRPRTLGAGGIDPIAEEPHHARASPADGPGPDPAALACAISAEASAVLAVMRRGLRHPRADDAAAEHPLVASLRALRRLAFSPAAPAALPAAALRPFLDAVRSEDAGAAVTSASLAALHEVMSLTGPALPGAALREVVDAVASCRFEAGAEPAAEEAVLMRMLQALLACLRAPAAAALGDQHVCTAVNTCFRVVHQAAAKGELLQRFSRHAMHELIRCVFARLPQIGSADGVDGAVKPEMGGTDMNHPFGIRKMENGNGSYMSETGTSDENSADGSGLVVEPFGVPCMVEIFHFLCSLLNVVEQIGLDEDLPLFALKLINSAIELGGSSIQKHPKLLSLVQDELFRNLMQFGLSMNPLILSIVCSIALNLYHHLRTELKLQLEAFFSCIIIRLAQPRFGATYHQQEVAMEALVDFCRQKKFMVEMYANLDCDITCRNVFEELANLLSKSAFPINCPLSSMHILALEGLIAVIQGMADRIGNATSRPELMPVELDEYTPFWTVKCENFSDPRHWVKFVRQRKYVKRRLMIGADHFNRDPKKGLEFLQGTHLLPEKLDPQSVACFFRYTAGLDKNLVGDFLGNHDEFCVQVLHEFAQTFDFQEMNLDTALRLFLETFRLPGESQKIQRVLEAFSDRYYEQSPQAFANKDTALLLSYSIIMLNTDQHNMQVKKKMTEEDFIKNNRNINGGSDLPREMLSELYHSICRNEIKTTPEQGMGYFEMSPSRWIDLMRKSKSTSPYIVGDSQPFLDHDMFAVMSGPTIAAIAVVFDHSEHEDILLTCVDGFLGVAKISAFHHLEDVLDDLVVSLCKFTTLLNTSLVEEPVTAFGDDLKARLATETLFTIANRYGDYIRTGWRNVLDCILRLHKLGLLPARVASDAADDSELSAEAVQGKAPLSAIPPSHIPVMGTPRKSSGLMGRFSQLLSLDSEEPRSQPTEQQLAAHQRTLQTIQKCRIDSIFTESKFLQPDSLLQLARALIWAAGRPQKVTSSPDDEDTAVFCLELLIAITLNNRDRIVLLWQGVYEHIANIVQSTVMPCALVEKAIFGLLRICQRLLPYKENLADELLRSLQLVLKLDARVGDAYSENITQEVARLVKANAAHIKSQMGWRTVVMLLSITARHPDASEVGFEAIMFIMTEGAHLSLANYGFCIEASRQFAESRVGLADRSIRALDLMSDSVRSLALWSQDIKGTGEEGEKRLEVIREMWFKLLQSLKKLSLDQREEVRNHALASLQRCLTATEEICLQSATWSHAFDLVIFALLDDLLEISQNHSQKDYRNMEGSLVLAMKLVAKVYLQLLPDLFGLSSFCKLWLGVLSRMEKYIKIKVRGKRSDKLQEVIPDLLKNILLVMKNKGILAKRSTIGGDSLWELTWLHANNVSTSLLPEVFPSQEYEQQSSAGSPRGPNAVEA from the exons ATGGGCCGCCCCAGGacgctcggcgccggcggcatcgACCCCATCGCCGAGGAGCCCCACCACGCGCGCGCCTCCCCGGCCGATGGCCCCGGGCCCGACCCGGCGGCGCTCGCCTGCGCGATCTCCGCCGAGGCCAGCGCCGTGCTCGCCGTCATGCGCCGGGGCCTCCGCCACCCTCgcgccgacgacgccgccgccgagcacccgctcgtcgcctccctccgcgcgctccgccgcctcgccttctcccccgccgcccccgccgcgctccccgccgccgcgctgcggcCCTTCCTCGACGCCGTCCGCTCCGAGGACGCCGGGGCCGCcgtcacctccgcctcgctcgccgCGCTCCACGAGGTCATGTCCCTCACGGGGCCCGCCCTCCCGGGCGCCGCGCTCAGGGAGGTCGTCGACGCCGTCGCCAGCTGCCGCTTCGAGGCCGGGGccgagcccgccgccgaggaggccgtGCTCATGAGGATGCTGCAGGCGCTACTCGCCTGCctccgcgcccccgccgccgcggcgctcggggacCAGCACGTCTGCACCGCCGTCAACACCTGCTTCCGCGTCGTCCACCAGGCCGCCGCCAAGGGCGAGCTCCTGCAGCGGTTCTCGCGCCACGCGATGCACGAGCTCATCCGCTGTGTCTTTGCGCGCCTCCCGCAGATAGGCAGTGCTGATGGAGTGGACGGTGCTGTCAAACCAGAG ATGGGTGGCACGGATATGAATCATCCTTTTGGTATCAGGAAAATGGAAAATGGTAATGGAAGCTACATGTCTGAGACAGGTACCTCTGATGAGAATTCTGCGGATGGCAGTGGTCTTGTTGTGGAGCCTTTTGGAGTCCCTTGCATGGTGGAAATCTTCCATTTCCTATGCTCTCTCCTCAATGTTGTTGAACAGATTGGCTTAGACGAAGATCTTCCTTTGTTTGCTCTCAAGTTGATCAATTCAGCAATTGAGCTTGGTGGGTCTTCAATTCAGAAACATCCAAAGCTGCTGTCCCTAGTGCAAGATGAGCTTTTCAGAAACTTAATGCAGTTCGGGTTGTCGATGAATCCACTCATCCTTTCAATAGTGTGCAGTATTGCATTGAATCTTTATCATCACCTCCGGACTGAGCTCAAGCTGCAGCTTGAGGCCTTCTTTTCTTGTATAATTATAAGGCTTGCACAACCCCGGTTTGGAGCAACATACCATCAGCAGGAGGTTGCAATGGAAGCTCTTGTAGACTTCTGTCGACAGAAAAAATTTATGGTGGAGATGTATGCCAATCTTGACTGTGATATAACGTGTAGAAATGTTTTTGAGGAGCTTGCAAATCTTCTGTCGAAGAGCGCTTTTCCTATCAACTGCCCCTTGTCTTCCATGCACATACTTGCTCTAGAAGGCTTGATTGCTGTGATTCAGGGAATGGCTGATCGTATTGGGAATGCAACCTCACGCCCTGAGCTCATGCCTGTGGAGCTCGATGAATACACTCCTTTCTGGACTGTTAAGTGTGAGAACTTCTCTGATCCTCGGCATTGGGTGAAATTTGTCCGTCAAAGGAAATATGTCAAAAGGAGGCTAATGATTGGTGCTGATCACTTCAACAGGGACCCAAAGAAAGGTCTGGAGTTTCTTCAAGGCACTCATCTGTTGCCCGAGAAGCTTGATCCCCAGAGCGTGGCTTGTTTTTTCCGCTACACAGCTGGTTTGGATAAGAATCTTGTTGGAGATTTCCTAGGCAATCATGATGAGTTTTGTGTTCAGGTACTTCATGAGTTTGCTCAGACCTTTGATTTCCAGGAGATGAACCTGGATACAGCTCTACGTCTATTTTTGGAGACTTTCCGTCTTCCCGGTGAATCTCAGAAGATACAGAGGGTTCTTGAGGCTTTCTCAGATAGATACTATGAGCAGTCTCCTCAGGCTTTCGCAAACAAAGACACTGCTCTACTACTGTCCTATTCCATTATAATGCTGAACACTGATCAACATAACAtgcaagtgaagaagaagatgactgAGGAGGACTTCATCAAGAACAACAGGAACATAAATGGGGGCAGCGACCTCCCACGTGAGATGTTGTCTGAGCTATACCATTCAATCTGCCGAAATGAGATTAAGACCACCCCTGAGCAGGGTATGGGATATTTTGAAATGTCTCCCAGTCGTTGGATAGATCTGATGCGGAAGTCAAAGTCTACATCCCCATATATTGTTGGTGACTCTCAGCCTTTCCTTGACCATGATATGTTTGCTGTTATGTCTGGCCCTACCATTGCAGCCATTGCAGTGGTATTTGATCATTCGGAGCATGAAGACATTCTATTGACCTGTGTGGATGGCTTTTTAGGTGTTGCAAAGATCTCTGCATTTCATCATCTTGAGGATGTCTTGGATGATCTTGTTGTTTCTTTGTGCAAATTCACCACACTATTGAATACCTCTTTGGTTGAGGAACCAGTTACTGCATTTGGAGATGACCTGAAAGCTAGATTAGCAACTGAGACATTATTTACTATAGCTAACAGATATGGTGATTACATACGTACTGGCTGGAGGAACGTGTTGGATTGTATCCTTAGGCTGCATAAGCTAGGGCTTCTCCCTGCCCGAGTTGCTAGTGATGCAGCTGATGATTCCGAGCTTTCTGCTGAAGCCGTCCAAGGAAAGGCCCCTCTTAGTGCCATTCCTCCATCTCATATTCCAGTGATGGGTACTCCTCGGAAATCTTCTGGGCTTATGGGAAGATTTAGTCAGCTGCTCTCTCTTGACAGTGAAGAACCAAGGTCACAACCAACTGAGCAGCAGCTTGCTGCTCACCAGAGAACTCTTCAGACAATTCAGAAATGCCGCATTGATAGTATATTTACAGAGAGCAAATTCTTGCAGCCTGATTCACTATTGCAACTTGCTAGGGCTCTGATTTGGGCAGCAGGCCGACCCCAAAAGGTTACTAGTTCGCCAGATGATGAGGATACAGCAGTTTTCTGCTTGGAGCTGCTGATTGCCATAACACTTAATAACCGAGACCGAATTGTACTCCTCTGGCAAGGTGTATACGAGCATATTGCCAACATAGTTCAGTCCACAGTTATGCCTTGCGCTCTAGTGGAGAAAGCTATTTTTGGACTCCTGAGAATATGCCAGAGGTTACTACCATACAAGGAGAACCTTGCTGATGAATTACTGAGGTCACTCCAGTTAGTTCTGAAGCTCGATGCACGTGTAGGAGATGCATACAGTGAGAACATCACACAGGAGGTTGCACGCCTTGTCAAAGCAAATGCGGCGCATATAAAGTCACAGATGGGCTGGAGAACAGTAGTAATGTTGCTCTCCATTACAGCTCGCCATCCTGATGCTTCAGAAGTAGGTTTTGAGGCTATCATGTTTATCATGACAGAGGGGGCTCACCTTTCACTAGCAAATTATGGCTTCTGCATTGAAGCATCACGGCAGTTTGCTGAGTCCAGGGTTGGTTTAGCTGATAGGTCTATCCGTGCCCTGGATTTGATGTCTGACTCTGTCAGAAGTCTTGCCTTGTGGTCCCAAGATATAAAAGGAACAGGTGAAGAAGGTGAGAAAAGGCTGGAGGTAATCAGAGAGATGTGGTTCAAACTGCTGCAATCACTCAAAAAACTGAGCCTGGATCAGAGAGAGGAGGTGCGAAATCATGCGCTAGCTTCGCTCCAACGATGCCTAACAGCAACAGAAGAAATCTGCCTCCAGTCCGCGACATGGTCCCATGCCTTTGATCTCGTCATATTTGCCCTGCTCGATGATTTGCTGGAGATAAGCCAGAATCACTCCCAAAAGGACTATAGAAACATGGAAGGTTCCCTTGTGCTTGCCATGAAACTAGTTGCGAAAGTATATCTTCAACTGTTGCCAGACCTTTTCGGCCTAAGCAGTTTCTGCAAACTGTGGCTGGGAGTCCTGAGCCGGATGGAGAAGTacatcaagatcaaggtccgAGGCAAGCGAAGCGACAAGCTGCAAGAGGTGATCCCTGACCTGCTCAAGAACATTTTACTCGTGATGAAGAACAAGGGGATCCTTGCGAAGAGGAGCACGATTGGGGGTGACAGCTTGTGGGAGCTGACGTGGCTTCACGCGAACAACGTCTCCACGAGCCTGCTGCCAGAGGTTTTCCCAAGTCAGGAGTACGAGCAGCAGAGCAGTGCCGGTAGCCCGAGAGGGCCCAATGCTGTAGAGGCTTAG